In one window of Dokdonia sp. PRO95 DNA:
- a CDS encoding 3-hydroxyacyl-CoA dehydrogenase/enoyl-CoA hydratase family protein, protein MAKRRIKKVAVIGSGIMGSGIACHFANIGVDVLLLDIVPRELNAKEQANGLTLEDKVVRNRMVNDALKTALKSKPSPIYNQSFASRITTGNLEDDIAKVKDVDWIIEVVVERLDIKKQVFENLEKHRTPGTLITSNTSGIPIQFMSEGRSEDFQKHFCGTHFFNPARYLKLFEIIPGPKTDQSVLDFLNKYGEQFLGKTSVVAKDTPAFIGNRIGIFSIMSLFHTVKEMGMTVEEVDKLTGPVIGRPKSATFRTVDVVGLDTLVHVANGIAENCPKDERKELFALPGFISTMMENKWLGSKTGQGFYKKSVDATGQKEILTLDLDTLNYRSAKRAKFATLELTKSIDNVYDRFKVLVGGKDKAGEFYRKSFAHLFAYVQNRIPEITDELYKIDDAMKAGFGWEHGPFQIWDAVGVEKGIELMKAEGLEVASWVTDMTAAGIETFYSVKDGATHVYSASAKAHVKKPGQDSFIILDNIRKQTEVFSNTGVSVQDLGDGILNVEFRSKMNSIGGDVLAGVNKAIDMAEKDFDGLVVGNQGTNFSVGANIGMIFMFAVEQEYDELNAAVKYFQDTCMRLRYSAIPTVVAPHGMTLGGGCEMTLHADRVVAAAESYIGLVEFGVGVIPGGGGSKEMALRASDKFDKGDVQLNVLQEHFLTIGMAKVSTSAHEAYDLNILKHGKDIVVVNRDRQIATAKAVARQMADQGYTQPAKRNDVLVLGKQALGMFLVGTDSMEASHYISEHDKKIANKLAYVMAGGDLSEPTRVSEQYLLDLEREAFLSLATERKSLERIQHMLQKGKPLRN, encoded by the coding sequence ATGGCAAAACGTAGAATAAAGAAAGTAGCCGTCATCGGTAGCGGAATTATGGGAAGCGGTATCGCTTGTCATTTTGCAAATATCGGTGTAGATGTACTCTTGCTAGACATCGTACCTAGAGAACTAAATGCTAAAGAACAAGCAAATGGTCTTACACTTGAAGATAAAGTAGTGCGTAACCGTATGGTAAACGATGCACTTAAAACTGCTTTAAAAAGTAAGCCTTCTCCTATTTACAACCAGTCTTTTGCAAGTAGAATCACCACAGGAAACCTTGAGGATGATATTGCAAAAGTAAAAGACGTAGATTGGATTATAGAAGTAGTTGTAGAAAGACTTGATATTAAGAAGCAAGTTTTTGAAAACTTAGAAAAACATAGAACTCCTGGTACACTTATTACTTCAAACACTTCTGGTATTCCTATCCAGTTTATGTCTGAAGGTCGTAGTGAAGACTTCCAGAAGCACTTCTGTGGTACACACTTCTTTAACCCTGCACGTTACTTAAAATTATTTGAAATCATCCCTGGACCAAAAACAGACCAGAGCGTTCTTGATTTCTTAAATAAGTATGGTGAGCAATTTTTAGGAAAAACATCTGTAGTAGCAAAAGATACTCCAGCGTTTATAGGTAACCGTATCGGTATCTTCTCAATTATGTCATTATTCCACACCGTTAAGGAAATGGGGATGACGGTAGAAGAAGTAGATAAACTTACAGGTCCAGTTATAGGACGTCCTAAATCTGCAACCTTCCGTACGGTAGATGTTGTTGGTCTTGACACCCTTGTACATGTTGCAAACGGTATTGCAGAGAACTGCCCTAAGGACGAAAGAAAAGAATTATTTGCCTTACCAGGTTTCATCAGCACGATGATGGAGAATAAATGGTTAGGTTCAAAAACAGGTCAAGGATTCTATAAAAAGAGTGTAGATGCGACAGGACAAAAAGAAATCCTTACGCTTGACCTAGATACACTAAATTACCGCTCAGCAAAAAGAGCAAAGTTTGCAACCTTAGAGCTTACAAAGTCTATCGATAACGTGTATGATCGCTTTAAAGTGCTCGTAGGTGGTAAAGACAAGGCTGGTGAGTTTTACCGCAAGTCTTTTGCACACTTATTTGCATACGTTCAGAATCGTATTCCTGAAATTACAGATGAGCTTTACAAGATAGATGATGCTATGAAGGCTGGTTTCGGCTGGGAGCACGGACCATTCCAAATTTGGGATGCTGTAGGTGTAGAAAAAGGTATCGAACTAATGAAAGCAGAAGGTCTTGAGGTTGCCTCTTGGGTAACAGATATGACTGCTGCTGGAATTGAGACATTCTATTCTGTAAAAGATGGTGCTACGCATGTATACTCCGCTTCCGCGAAAGCGCATGTAAAAAAACCTGGTCAAGATTCATTTATCATTCTTGATAACATCAGAAAACAAACAGAAGTATTCTCAAACACGGGAGTATCTGTTCAAGATCTAGGCGACGGAATCTTAAACGTAGAGTTCCGTTCTAAGATGAACTCTATAGGAGGTGATGTACTTGCAGGAGTTAATAAGGCTATTGATATGGCCGAAAAAGATTTTGATGGTCTCGTAGTAGGTAATCAAGGTACAAACTTCTCTGTAGGAGCAAACATTGGGATGATCTTCATGTTTGCCGTAGAGCAAGAATATGATGAGCTTAATGCTGCTGTAAAGTATTTCCAAGATACATGTATGCGTTTGCGTTACTCTGCTATCCCTACGGTTGTTGCACCTCACGGTATGACACTAGGTGGTGGATGTGAGATGACACTTCATGCAGATCGCGTAGTAGCTGCTGCCGAATCTTACATAGGACTCGTTGAGTTTGGTGTAGGTGTAATACCAGGTGGTGGTGGATCTAAGGAAATGGCCTTAAGAGCATCAGATAAGTTTGATAAAGGTGATGTACAGTTAAATGTACTTCAAGAGCACTTCCTTACTATTGGTATGGCAAAAGTGTCTACCTCTGCTCATGAAGCCTATGATCTTAATATCCTTAAGCATGGTAAAGATATTGTGGTGGTAAATCGCGATCGTCAGATTGCTACAGCAAAAGCTGTTGCACGCCAGATGGCAGACCAAGGATATACTCAACCGGCAAAACGTAATGATGTACTTGTATTAGGTAAGCAAGCATTAGGAATGTTCTTAGTAGGAACAGATTCTATGGAAGCTTCTCACTACATCTCTGAGCATGACAAGAAGATTGCAAATAAACTTGCTTACGTGATGGCTGGAGGAGATCTTTCTGAGCCTACAAGAGTTTCTGAGCAGTATTTACTAGACCTAGAGCGTGAAGCGTTCTTATCACTAGCTACTGAGAGAAAATCACTAGAGCGTATCCAGCATATGTTACAAAAAGGAAAACCTTTACGTAACTAA
- a CDS encoding acyl-CoA dehydrogenase family protein, which produces MATEETKKDILRGGQFIVKETACEDVFTMEDLNEEQRMMRDSTREFVDRDLWAHWERFEKKDYAYTEETMRTAGELGLLGVAVPEEYGGLGMGFVSTMLVCDYISGATGSFSTAFGAHTGIGTMPITLYGNEEQKQKYVPKLASGEWFGAYCLTEPGAGSDANSGKTKAVLSEDGKSYKISGQKMWISNAGFCNLFIVFARIEDDKNITGFIVENDPSNGITLGDEEKKLGIHSSSTRQVFFNDTVVSAENMLSERGNGFKIAMNALNVGRIKLAAACLDAQRRVVNEAVTYAKERVQFKTPIVNFGAIKQKLATMATNVYVDESASYRAAKNIEDRIAMRHAEGNTHQEAELKGVEEYAIECSILKVAVSEDVQNTTDEGIQVFGGMGFSADAPMESAWRDARIARIYEGTNEINRMLAVGMMVKKAMKGHVDFMGPATAVGEELMGIPSFDTPDFSETLSEEKDLLKRLKKVFLMVAGSAAKKYGTELEKHQQLLMAAADILIEIYMSESAILRTEKNIKRSGLESQATQLAMTQLYLFNAVDIIQTKAKEAIISFAEGDEQRMMLMGLKRFTKYTNQPNVIGLRNQIAADVEQHGKYRFDA; this is translated from the coding sequence ATGGCTACAGAAGAAACAAAGAAAGATATCTTACGCGGTGGACAATTTATCGTAAAAGAAACAGCTTGTGAAGATGTCTTCACAATGGAAGATCTTAATGAAGAGCAGCGCATGATGCGTGACAGTACTAGAGAGTTTGTAGATCGTGATCTATGGGCACACTGGGAGCGCTTTGAGAAAAAAGACTATGCATACACAGAGGAGACAATGCGTACGGCTGGTGAACTAGGTTTACTAGGTGTTGCAGTACCAGAAGAGTATGGTGGGTTAGGAATGGGCTTTGTATCTACAATGCTTGTTTGTGATTACATCTCTGGTGCAACTGGATCTTTTAGTACAGCCTTTGGAGCACATACAGGAATTGGAACAATGCCAATTACTTTATACGGTAACGAAGAGCAAAAACAAAAATATGTGCCTAAACTCGCTAGCGGTGAGTGGTTTGGAGCTTACTGTCTTACAGAGCCAGGTGCTGGATCTGATGCAAACTCAGGAAAAACTAAAGCAGTACTTTCTGAAGATGGAAAATCTTACAAGATTTCTGGACAGAAAATGTGGATTTCAAACGCAGGATTCTGTAATCTTTTTATCGTATTCGCAAGAATAGAAGACGATAAGAACATCACAGGATTTATCGTAGAAAATGATCCTTCTAACGGAATCACACTAGGTGACGAAGAGAAGAAATTAGGTATCCACTCTTCTTCTACACGTCAGGTATTCTTTAATGATACTGTAGTATCTGCAGAGAATATGCTTTCTGAGCGTGGTAATGGATTTAAAATTGCAATGAACGCACTTAACGTAGGTCGTATTAAACTTGCAGCTGCTTGTCTTGATGCACAACGTCGTGTAGTAAACGAAGCAGTAACGTATGCTAAGGAGCGTGTACAGTTTAAAACTCCTATTGTAAACTTTGGTGCAATCAAACAAAAGCTTGCTACCATGGCTACAAATGTATATGTAGATGAGTCTGCATCATACAGAGCAGCAAAGAACATAGAGGATCGTATCGCGATGCGTCATGCAGAAGGAAACACACACCAAGAAGCAGAGCTTAAAGGTGTTGAGGAGTATGCCATTGAGTGTTCTATCCTTAAAGTTGCCGTTTCTGAAGATGTACAGAATACAACAGATGAAGGTATCCAAGTTTTTGGAGGAATGGGCTTTAGTGCAGATGCTCCTATGGAATCTGCTTGGAGAGATGCTCGTATCGCTCGTATCTATGAAGGTACAAACGAGATTAACCGTATGCTAGCGGTAGGAATGATGGTGAAGAAGGCAATGAAAGGTCATGTAGACTTTATGGGGCCTGCTACTGCTGTAGGTGAAGAACTTATGGGTATTCCTTCTTTTGATACACCAGACTTTTCTGAAACATTATCTGAAGAGAAAGATCTTCTTAAGCGTCTTAAGAAAGTATTCTTAATGGTAGCAGGATCTGCTGCAAAGAAATATGGAACAGAGCTAGAGAAACACCAGCAATTACTAATGGCTGCTGCAGATATCTTGATTGAAATCTATATGTCTGAGAGTGCAATCTTACGTACAGAGAAGAATATCAAGCGTTCTGGTCTTGAGAGCCAAGCAACGCAACTTGCAATGACTCAACTATACTTATTTAACGCAGTAGATATTATCCAGACTAAGGCTAAAGAAGCTATTATCTCTTTTGCCGAAGGTGATGAGCAACGTATGATGCTTATGGGTCTTAAGCGTTTTACAAAGTACACAAACCAGCCTAACGTAATAGGCTTACGTAACCAGATTGCTGCAGATGTGGAGCAACATGGAAAATATCGCTTTGACGCATAA
- a CDS encoding GAF domain-containing sensor histidine kinase, whose translation MIAPATPVNEFKRMKALHGLDLLDTAQEPDFDYITKLAAYICKTPVALVTLVDEDRQWFKSKVGFAPCETSRDSSFCAHAILTPNEIFEIPDATKDLRFVNNPLTKGDAPVIFYAGIPLRTKDKMAVGSLCVIDHKPNKLNQEQREALITLGKQVERLFELRSVNAKLRTTKENLTKHNSLLQDFAGTVSHDLKMPLANLILTSDILKKKYNDEIDEKGKNYLSYLKKSSMSMSKYITNILTHYESTAYDKDDVHEFMLNDMLEDLVDLLNINYECEVHFPENNIELHCNRSALDQIFLNLIANSLKYNDKKHTVIDIKATQTAKHFEFSVRDNGRGIEEDKVDSIFTLFSTVGHLDKNGERGHGIGLSTVQKLVNNLGGTIRVKSELGKYTEFIFTIAR comes from the coding sequence ATGATAGCACCAGCAACACCAGTTAATGAGTTTAAGCGCATGAAAGCTTTACATGGTCTAGACCTTCTAGACACAGCTCAGGAGCCAGATTTTGATTACATCACAAAATTAGCTGCATATATATGTAAGACTCCTGTAGCCCTAGTCACTCTGGTAGATGAAGACAGGCAATGGTTTAAATCAAAAGTTGGATTTGCTCCTTGTGAAACTTCGCGAGATAGCTCGTTTTGCGCACATGCAATTTTAACTCCTAATGAGATTTTTGAGATTCCTGACGCTACAAAGGATTTGAGATTTGTAAACAACCCACTTACAAAGGGTGACGCGCCAGTTATTTTTTATGCTGGAATTCCATTGCGCACTAAAGATAAAATGGCTGTGGGATCATTATGTGTTATAGATCATAAACCTAATAAGCTTAATCAAGAACAAAGAGAAGCACTTATCACCTTAGGGAAACAGGTAGAACGACTTTTTGAATTGAGATCTGTAAATGCTAAACTTAGAACTACCAAGGAAAACCTAACTAAGCATAATTCATTACTTCAGGATTTTGCCGGTACTGTTTCTCATGACCTCAAGATGCCACTAGCAAACCTCATACTTACATCAGATATATTAAAAAAGAAATATAATGACGAGATAGATGAAAAAGGTAAAAACTACTTGAGCTACCTTAAAAAGTCATCTATGTCTATGAGTAAGTATATCACTAATATTCTTACGCATTATGAGAGTACCGCTTATGATAAGGATGATGTGCATGAATTCATGCTCAATGATATGCTTGAGGATCTTGTAGACCTTCTTAATATTAACTACGAATGTGAAGTTCATTTCCCAGAAAATAATATAGAATTACATTGCAACAGATCTGCACTAGATCAGATTTTCTTAAATCTTATAGCAAACAGTCTTAAGTACAATGATAAGAAGCATACAGTAATAGATATTAAAGCCACACAAACGGCTAAGCACTTTGAATTTTCTGTAAGAGATAATGGTCGAGGTATTGAAGAAGATAAGGTTGATAGCATATTTACTCTTTTTAGTACAGTAGGACATCTTGATAAGAATGGAGAACGCGGCCATGGAATTGGACTTTCTACGGTGCAGAAACTTGTAAATAATCTTGGTGGTACGATAAGAGTAAAGTCGGAGCTTGGAAAATATACAGAGTTTATCTTTACCATTGCGAGGTAG
- a CDS encoding PEP/pyruvate-binding domain-containing protein — MLKITQLLLTSLTICIASALYAQDLPVATIQKNIKSFKENPRGPYKKIEWFCEDGTMREARDPCPDDIGGGVQHASYSEDLITLGTKYHLFFADILANTDKVAFWDVTNDNSRIKQYQLARYLASVDNGWVQRKSQFYRGAIQSEDEEAWGVEFYEWLLRSDIRFRQNYYLLRQTLRDIPHDGDSNIAQRMRSESKILAETYPKFMDARIKIHGKPSVSDIQMVQEFRAKHKGDLSDEVKKQFDQLEKMLAEFYTPINFKELHSQVNAISVKNDLTERISTFLEKAAQDTSAQTLVPEIADVLCYIRQDVLSLSRSSDRLAMLDLSNELEDILLLKTQEWQPETLKELLYKIQTLSYAATGTGLIELNEWAAVEPYLQADSYHNDKSVEQLNDFLATARGVVEWSASQVKAKYQEVVDTYATFEPKAYGFIDDRVRSSVALDLGESVSTLGAFIAKHSGLENKVMDIDGQSSMRGLNPGYAYGELVVIEGSPEGIEVDTEKIYVFEKPPSDLKPVAGIMTVSEGNLVSHVQLLARNLGIPNAALSQENLQDLSKYSGKKVFYAVSNKGSVIIKGEDDITDEERELFSKKQRSTSQVTVPVERIALDKKDIINMRDLDASASGKLVGPKAANLGQLKKMFPEQVVEGLVIPFGIFKDHMDQKMTNYEGSYWEFLNNAFAKAEQMKSNGASSKEIETFQLQELKRLREAINMMTLKPSFVNSLRADFQKVFKSPMGKTPVFLRSDTNMEDLEEFTGAGLNLTLFNILDEDKILKGIKDVWASPYTERSFKWRQQYLSNPENVFPSILIIPSVDVEYSGVMITKGINQGTDEDLTIAFSRGAGGAVDGQAAETRLVTATDARLLSPARQADFIRLPATGGVKRNIATFDEEILNEKNIKDIRDIAQSIRRRLPEMTGSDYNGAYDVELGFENDKLWLFQIRPFVENKTAKSSEYLEAISPKIDKDFLITLDAPIN; from the coding sequence ATGTTGAAAATTACCCAGTTATTGCTCACTAGTCTTACTATTTGTATAGCAAGTGCACTGTATGCTCAAGACTTACCCGTAGCAACTATACAGAAGAATATCAAATCTTTTAAAGAAAATCCGCGAGGCCCTTATAAAAAAATAGAGTGGTTTTGTGAAGATGGTACGATGCGAGAAGCACGTGACCCTTGTCCAGATGATATAGGTGGTGGTGTGCAGCACGCAAGTTATAGTGAAGACCTAATAACGCTAGGTACTAAGTATCACCTCTTTTTTGCAGATATACTTGCAAACACAGATAAGGTTGCTTTCTGGGATGTTACAAATGATAATAGCCGCATCAAGCAATATCAACTAGCGAGATACCTTGCAAGTGTAGATAATGGATGGGTGCAGCGCAAGTCACAGTTTTACCGTGGTGCCATACAGTCTGAAGATGAGGAGGCGTGGGGCGTTGAGTTTTATGAGTGGTTATTGCGTAGCGATATTCGTTTTAGACAAAACTACTATTTACTACGCCAGACCTTACGTGATATTCCTCACGATGGAGATAGCAACATTGCCCAGCGTATGCGTAGTGAGTCAAAAATACTGGCAGAGACCTACCCAAAATTTATGGATGCCCGTATTAAAATACACGGCAAGCCCAGTGTGAGTGACATCCAGATGGTTCAAGAGTTTAGAGCTAAACATAAGGGAGACCTCTCTGATGAAGTGAAAAAGCAGTTTGACCAACTAGAAAAAATGCTCGCCGAATTTTATACACCTATCAATTTTAAGGAACTACATAGTCAAGTAAACGCTATCTCTGTAAAAAATGATCTAACAGAACGCATTAGCACGTTTTTAGAAAAAGCTGCTCAGGATACCTCTGCGCAAACACTTGTGCCAGAAATTGCAGATGTACTCTGTTATATACGTCAAGACGTACTTTCCTTATCCAGATCTAGTGATCGCCTTGCGATGCTAGATTTATCTAATGAGCTGGAAGATATATTACTCCTAAAGACACAAGAGTGGCAACCAGAAACATTAAAGGAGCTACTTTATAAAATACAAACTCTTTCATATGCAGCAACAGGTACAGGACTTATTGAGCTAAATGAGTGGGCAGCAGTAGAGCCGTATTTACAAGCAGATAGTTACCACAATGACAAGAGTGTCGAGCAGCTTAACGATTTCCTTGCGACAGCTAGAGGAGTTGTAGAGTGGAGCGCCTCACAAGTAAAGGCAAAGTATCAAGAAGTAGTTGATACCTACGCAACTTTTGAGCCTAAGGCTTATGGTTTTATAGATGACCGCGTGCGATCTTCTGTCGCATTAGATTTAGGTGAGAGTGTGAGTACGCTAGGGGCATTTATTGCAAAGCATTCTGGGCTTGAAAATAAGGTAATGGATATAGATGGACAGTCTTCTATGAGAGGATTAAATCCTGGGTATGCCTACGGTGAACTTGTTGTTATAGAAGGTTCTCCAGAAGGTATAGAAGTGGATACAGAGAAGATATACGTCTTTGAAAAACCGCCATCAGATCTCAAGCCTGTGGCTGGTATTATGACGGTATCAGAAGGTAATCTGGTTTCACACGTGCAGTTACTTGCTCGTAATTTAGGAATCCCTAATGCGGCATTATCCCAAGAAAATCTTCAAGATTTAAGTAAGTATAGCGGTAAGAAGGTCTTCTATGCTGTTTCAAATAAAGGAAGTGTTATCATAAAAGGCGAGGACGATATTACAGATGAGGAGCGTGAGTTATTCTCAAAGAAGCAACGTTCTACAAGTCAGGTGACCGTGCCTGTAGAGAGGATTGCGCTCGATAAGAAGGACATCATAAATATGCGTGATCTTGATGCAAGCGCGTCTGGAAAACTAGTAGGCCCTAAGGCGGCAAACCTTGGTCAGCTCAAGAAGATGTTCCCTGAGCAGGTGGTAGAAGGTCTTGTTATTCCTTTCGGCATTTTTAAGGATCATATGGATCAAAAAATGACCAATTATGAGGGTTCTTACTGGGAGTTTTTAAATAACGCTTTCGCGAAAGCGGAACAAATGAAAAGTAACGGCGCGTCATCAAAAGAGATAGAGACATTCCAACTGCAAGAGTTGAAGCGATTACGAGAGGCTATAAATATGATGACGCTCAAGCCGTCATTTGTAAATAGCCTGCGTGCAGATTTCCAAAAAGTCTTTAAATCGCCTATGGGTAAAACTCCCGTATTCTTGCGTAGTGATACAAATATGGAAGACCTTGAAGAATTTACGGGAGCAGGATTGAACTTGACGCTTTTTAATATTCTTGATGAGGATAAAATCTTAAAAGGAATTAAAGATGTGTGGGCTTCTCCATATACGGAGCGTAGTTTTAAATGGCGCCAGCAGTATCTAAGTAATCCAGAAAATGTGTTTCCTTCTATACTTATCATTCCTTCGGTAGATGTCGAGTATAGCGGTGTGATGATTACAAAGGGTATTAATCAAGGTACAGATGAGGATCTTACTATTGCCTTTAGCCGTGGGGCAGGAGGAGCAGTAGATGGACAAGCCGCCGAAACTAGACTTGTTACCGCTACAGATGCGCGCTTACTGTCGCCAGCGAGACAGGCAGATTTTATTAGACTGCCAGCAACGGGAGGTGTGAAGAGAAACATCGCAACCTTTGACGAAGAGATTCTCAATGAGAAAAACATAAAGGATATACGCGACATTGCCCAGTCTATAAGAAGACGATTACCAGAAATGACAGGTTCTGACTATAATGGGGCATATGATGTGGAGCTTGGTTTTGAAAATGACAAACTATGGTTGTTCCAGATACGACCATTTGTAGAAAATAAAACGGCAAAGTCCTCAGAATATCTTGAGGCAATCTCACCAAAAATTGACAAAGACTTTTTAATAACGCTTGACGCACCTATAAACTAA
- a CDS encoding acetyl-CoA C-acyltransferase, whose amino-acid sequence MKTAYIVKAYRTAVGKAPKGVFRFKRADELAAETIQYMMKELPEFDKKRIDDVIVGNAMPEGSQGLNMARLISLMGLDVIDVPGVTVNRFCSSGIETIGMAVAKIQAGMGDCIIAGGAESMSSVPMTGFKPELNYDTVVKSGHEDYYWGMGNTAEAVANEFNVSREDQDEFAYNSHMKALRALAEDRFQDQIVPIDVEQTYIDANGKRATKSYTVNKDEGPRAGTSKEALAKLRAVFAQGGSVTAGNSSQMSDGAAFVMVMSEEMVKELNIEPIARMVNYAAAGVPPRIMGIGPVAAIPKALKQAGLKQNDIELIELNEAFASQSLAVIRELGLDPDIINVNGGAIALGHPLGCTGGKLSVQLFDEMRKRDMSGKYGMVTMCVGTGQGAAGIYEFLK is encoded by the coding sequence ATGAAAACAGCATATATAGTAAAAGCATATAGAACAGCCGTTGGGAAAGCTCCCAAAGGTGTCTTCAGATTCAAGCGAGCAGATGAGCTTGCTGCAGAAACGATTCAGTATATGATGAAGGAGCTGCCAGAGTTTGATAAAAAACGCATAGATGACGTAATTGTTGGAAATGCAATGCCAGAGGGATCGCAAGGTCTTAACATGGCACGTCTTATCTCTTTAATGGGACTTGACGTTATTGATGTACCGGGTGTAACTGTAAACCGTTTCTGTTCTTCTGGAATAGAAACTATCGGTATGGCAGTAGCAAAGATTCAAGCAGGAATGGGTGATTGTATTATCGCTGGTGGAGCAGAGTCTATGTCTTCTGTACCTATGACAGGATTTAAACCAGAACTTAACTACGATACCGTAGTAAAGTCTGGACATGAAGATTACTACTGGGGAATGGGTAACACGGCAGAGGCTGTAGCAAATGAATTCAACGTATCTCGTGAAGATCAAGATGAGTTTGCATACAACTCACACATGAAAGCCCTACGTGCACTGGCCGAAGACCGTTTCCAAGATCAGATTGTTCCTATCGATGTGGAGCAAACATATATCGATGCAAATGGTAAGAGAGCAACTAAATCTTATACGGTAAATAAAGACGAGGGACCACGTGCTGGAACTAGTAAGGAAGCGCTTGCAAAGTTAAGAGCTGTATTTGCTCAAGGTGGTAGCGTTACTGCAGGTAACTCTTCACAAATGAGTGATGGTGCTGCCTTTGTAATGGTGATGAGTGAGGAGATGGTAAAAGAACTTAACATCGAGCCTATCGCTCGTATGGTAAACTATGCTGCGGCTGGTGTACCACCTCGTATCATGGGTATAGGTCCTGTAGCTGCAATTCCTAAGGCATTGAAGCAGGCAGGTCTTAAGCAAAATGACATTGAGCTTATTGAGCTTAACGAGGCATTTGCTTCACAATCTCTTGCAGTTATCCGTGAGCTAGGTCTTGATCCAGATATTATAAACGTAAATGGAGGAGCGATCGCTTTAGGTCACCCACTAGGTTGTACAGGAGGTAAACTGTCGGTACAGTTATTTGATGAGATGCGCAAGCGTGATATGTCAGGTAAATACGGGATGGTTACTATGTGTGTAGGTACTGGACAAGGAGCAGCAGGAATTTACGAATTCCTTAAATAA
- a CDS encoding MarR family transcriptional regulator: MNDKTIDYCLRATWQAVMKMYNEQAAEFDVTMAVGFALLSIDPDQGTPSTALGPRMGMEATSLSRTLKTMEEKGLIERKPNPADGRGVLIHLTPFGKEKRDFSKTKVKTFNGAVRNTISEEKINNFYEVIDTINDLIQNRKVFNQKETLVK; the protein is encoded by the coding sequence ATGAATGACAAAACAATAGACTACTGTTTGAGAGCCACTTGGCAAGCAGTAATGAAAATGTATAATGAACAAGCAGCAGAGTTTGATGTAACGATGGCCGTTGGTTTTGCACTATTAAGTATAGATCCAGACCAAGGAACACCTTCTACAGCATTAGGCCCTCGTATGGGTATGGAAGCCACTTCCCTATCACGTACACTTAAGACTATGGAAGAAAAAGGCTTGATAGAACGCAAACCTAATCCAGCAGACGGACGCGGAGTTCTTATACATCTTACTCCATTTGGAAAAGAAAAAAGAGATTTCTCAAAAACAAAAGTAAAGACCTTTAATGGTGCTGTGAGAAATACTATAAGTGAAGAAAAAATCAACAACTTTTATGAAGTTATTGATACTATCAATGATTTGATTCAAAATAGAAAAGTTTTTAACCAAAAAGAAACCTTAGTAAAATAA